The Borrelia duttonii Ly genome segment TACCTTAACTTTCACCTTTTCATAACTTCCATGTTCTTCTAAAATCTTACTTAATTTCCCTTTCACTAACTTCATTGTCTCCGCTATCTTACTAAAATATCCACCTATCTCACTCTTCTTTGTTTCCGCCTTTATTCCCAATGTCCCTGTAATCATATCGCCAAAACTCACAAAAACATCTAAAAACCCTTTACCTAAATTTGCTATATCACTCAAAAACACTTTCTCTGGATCTCTACCACCACTATTACATCCCATCATCACCATCATTATCATTATTACTCTTACTTTCCCCTCTTCTTTTTTCTCTTTCTTCATTCTTCTAGCCTCCTTGTTTTTTTATTATTTTTTTGCTTTTCCATTAAAGAGGCACACAAAAAAGTCAATAAATAATGATTTATACGCATATTATTTATATAACATAATCAATACTGTAAATAAAAAAAGAGAACCTCATGGCTCCCTTTACTAATATTCTTATTTAATAATTTTCACTACAACTTACTTACTAACTTTAGCTTCAACACCTTCTCCTTGCTTAATCTCTCCCAACACCTCACTTATCTCTTTCAATCCCTTATCCACTGTATTCCTGATCGCTATCACCAATGTACTTAATACCTTATTTACTGCACTTGCTACTGCTCCATTGACTGCATTTGCTGATTTCTCTTCATCTTTAGCTGCAAACTTTCCTCCTTTTGCCATCCCTCTCAATGCTATCCCTCCTGCTATTACTGCATCCTTTTTTGCTGCGTCTTTAATTCCTTTATCATTCTCCTGTTTAGCAGCAGCAATATCAGCAGCATTTTTCGCTTTCTCAATCTCAACCTCACCAACAACTTCATCAGACTTAGAAATAGCCTGCAGCATATCAACTCCACTAACTACTACTATTGATGCATTAGCTGCTGCCGCATGAACTTCTTCACCACCATTAGCTTTAGCAGCAAATAATTTACCAATAGTTTTTTGTTGATCTCCATTGGTCTTAGTAACAGTAGCATCTCCTTCATTTTCTTTTAAGACTACCCCAACTATCCCTTTAATTCCTTTTACTAGTGAATTAACAGCAACTCTATCTGCAGCATTAGCATCCTGACCAGCTTGAGTAGCACCACCAATTTTATCATCACCAGTAGCACCTTTTGCTGCTTCTTTTGCTCCTGCAGCTATCTTATCTACAATCCCACTAATAAACTCCTCAACTACCTTCCTAACTTTCTCATATTGCCCATTCTTCTCTAAAATTTCGTTTAATTTGACTTTAGTAGTTTGCATACTCTTCTCAATATCACTAAAATACTTCCCTATATCTTCCTTCTTTGTTTCTGCCTTTATCCCCAACGTCCCTGTAACCATATCCCCAAAACTCACAAAAACGTCCATAAATCCTTTACCTAAATTTGCTATATCACTCAAAAACACTTTCTCTGGATCTTTTACTCCTCCACTATTACATCCCATCATCACCATCATCATCACCATCATTATTATTACTCTTACTTTCCCCTCTTCTTTTTTCTCTTTCTTCATTCTTCTAGCCTCCTTGTTTTTTATTTTTTTCTAGCTTATCCACTAAGGAGAATCAAAAAAACAAAATGGACACAACTATGAATTAACGGATAATAAATAACAAATGTTAGCAATATCAAATAAAATATATCTTTTAGACAAAATAAAATAAAAGATACTAAGAACTTAACTCTCAGTATCTTCCCGTTATAACTTTATTTATCTTATTTTATTATTCAGTCATATAATTTTAGCTATTGATTCTTAGCATCAGAAGCACTCTTATCAGACACCACAGGAGTAGCATTAGCATTAATTCTCATTGCTGCTTTTACTTCTTTAAGTCCTGCATCTATTATCTTCCTTATTGCTACTGTTAATGTATCTAGTGCCTTAGTTACTGCACTAACAGCAGCCCCTTTAACTGCAGTAGTAACTTCAGCAGTTCCATCATTATCATTAGCAAATTTACCATTCTCTGCCATCGCTCGCAATGCTATAGCTCCTGCTATTGTTCCATCTTTTGCATTTGAATCAGTAGCTAAAGCATTTTTAACTATAGCCTGCAGAATATCAGCTCCGGTCACTGCTCCTACTGCTTTTGATGCATCTGCTGCTGTCTTCTTTGCATTATCAGCAGCACCAATAGCAGCATTACCAAATAATTTCCCAGCTTCTCCATCAACACCAGTTCTTGCACTAAGATTTTCAGCCTTCTTATCATCCCCAGCATCATGTTTACCCTCTTTAAGTACTACTCTTCTACTATTCCTTTAATTCCTTTTACTAAACTATCAATATCACCTGCAGTACCTCCAACATTTTGATCAGCAACATTACCAATTAGTTCACTAGCATCACCAATTGCCTCACTTGCTTCCTTTGCTCCAGCTATTATCTTATCAAGTGTTTCACTTACTAATTTATTTACTGCACTCTCAGTAGCTGCCAAATTAGGATTTCCCTCTTTCCTCATTTCACTAACAATTTTATTAAGTCCATCTTTTATCCCCTGCACAGTACCCTGAACTTTCTTAAAATAATTTCCAACATCGGATTTTTTAGAATCGACCTTCAATCTTAATACACTCCCCACCATATCCCCAAATGATGTAAAAACATTCAAAAATTCATTACTCACATTAACTAATGACTGCAAAAATTTATTCTTCCCTTCCTCTCCTCCTCCTACTCCCCCACTATTACATCCTATCATCATCACCATCATCATCACCATTAATATCACTACTTTTACTCTTACTTTCCCCTCTCCTTTTTTCTCTATATTCATTCTTTCCCAATTCTTCCTTCCCTTTTATTCCTTTTATTTCCTCTCTCTTCATTTCCTTCGCCTCCTTATTTTTTCTTTCTTTTTAGCTTTTCTTTTAAAGATTAGAAGAAAAAAATGATTCATATGAAACACAATTCATCAAACTACATACAATACTGCAAATAAAAAAAAGAGCTTCATTGCTCCCTTTGCCAACGTTCTTATATACTAATTTTATCTATATTCAATATATTATTAATTCAACTATTAATTAGACTTATATTAATTAGACTTAGATTCAGAAATTTCTCCTTGTTTGATCTCTCCTAACACCTTATTTATCCCTTTTAATCCCTCATCTACTCTATTCCTTATCGCTATTACCAATGTACTTAACACCTTATTTACTGCACTTGCTACTACTCCATTAATAGCATGGTATGCTTTATCATCATTTTTGGCTGCAAATTTACCATCCTTTGCCATCCCTCTCAATGCTATCCCTGCTGCTATTATTGCATCTTTCTTTGCATCATCTTTAATCTCTTTCTTATTATCAACAGCTTTAACAACTGCTATCTCTGCTGCATCTGTTGCCCCATTAATCCCCTCAGCATTATCAACTTTAGGATCTTCCTTTGACTTCGCTATCGCCTTCAATATATCAGCACCACTTACTGCTCCTATTGATGCACTTGCCTTAGCCGCCTCTGCCTCTTGAGCACTATCATCATCCTTATTTCCAAACAATTTACCAATATCCTTTCTCTCATCTTGAATTTTTGTAAAATCAGCATTACCTTCACTTTCTTTTAATACTACCCCAACAATAGCTTTAATCCCTTTAACCAAAGAAATAACTGAAAGTTTATTAGCAGCAACCGCAAATTGATTTTTAACAGCATTACCTATCGCATCACTTCCACTAGCACCCCCAGATGCTTCTTTTGCTCCTGCCTCAATCTTATCAATTGTTGTGATAAATTCATCAACCTTTCCTTTTACTTTTTCATAATGTCCATTCTGTTCCAAAATTTTATTTAATTTTGCTTTTGTTGCTTTCATTGTCTCTGAAATCTTAGTAAAATAAACCCCAACATCCGATTTTTTTGTTTCCGCTTTTATCCCCCAACGTCCCTGTAATCATATCGCCAAAACTCACAAAAACATCTAAAAATCCTTTCCCTAAATTTACCATCTCACTCAAAAACACTTTCTCTGCATCCTTCACCCCACTATTACATCCCATCATCACCATTATTATTCGCTTCATTACTCCCTTCCCTTTTATCCCTTCTGCTTTTTTTAATTGCATATATCTTTCTTAGCCTCCTATTTTTATTCATTTATTTTTTTAGCTTATCTTTTAAGAAATACACAAAAAATAAATGAATAATCACTAACACATGACAACAAATAAAATATGTCTTCATTCTACACAATAAAACAAAAGATACTAAGAGATTAACTCTAAGTATCTTATATTTATAACTTCATCTAAAGTATCAAAGCTATTTCCAGCCTTAATATCTTGGTATTTATATACTTTAACTTCTTTAAGTAGTAGGTTTAACTACAAGTTCTGCTATTGCATCCGATACTATTTTATTAGAAGCCTTTAACAATTCATCAACTTCTTTATTAAGTTCAACTAATTCTTTTGCCCCTTTGTCTTTCGTATTAGCAGTTACATCTATAGCACTTTTGGCATGAGCATCTGTAGCACCTTCTTTCCCAAGATCAGAATGATTGTCTTTCAACTTATCTAAAAACGCTTCGACTTTATTTTTAACCTCAGTAACCTTAGTTTTTAAATTATTAGAAATTTCACTTGTTTTTTCCAACAACTCTACTTTAACTTTTACAGCTGATATTACACTATGTGCTCCTGCAAGTAATGATCCATTCTTATCCGCATCACCATCAACAAGTCCACCATTTTGATCAATTTTCTTTTTAATAGCTTTAGCCAGCTCATCAACCGACTTAACTAAAACACGAACTTCTTTTACTTTCCCTGCAAACTCCACTGCATCTCTTATCTTTTTACTTACTGCCTTTAAATCAATTACACTTCCATCTCCCTTCTTTGCTTTCCCCTCTTCTCCTTCCTTAACACCTCCATTATTACATCCCATCACCATCACCATCATCATTATCATCACTCTATTTATCATTTCACCTTTTTTCCCTCTCTTCATCCTTTTCGCCTCCTTGTTTTTTTTATTATTTTTTAGATTTTCTTTTAAGAAAAATCAAAAAAACAAAATGGCTACAACTATGAATTAACAGATAACAACTAACAAATGTTAGAAAATAAAAAAAGAGAGCTTTATTGCTCCCTTTACTAAAATTCTGATCTAATCATTTCAACTATATTAAACATATACTAATTCACCTATTAATTAGCCTTAGCTTCAGAACCTTCTCCTTGCTTAATCTCTCCTAATACCTCACTAATCCCCTTTAATCCTTCATCAACTCTATTCCTGATTGCTATTACCAACGTACTTAACACCTTATTTACCGCACTTGCTACTGTTCCATTTACTGCATTTGCTGCTTTCTCTTCATTTTTAGCCGCAAACTTACCATCCTTTGCCATTGCTCTTAGTGCAATACCAGCTGCTATTACTGCATCTTTATTTGCTCCTTCCTTAATCTCTTTCTTATCATCAACAGCTTTAGCAACTGCTATCTCTGCTGCATCTATTGCTTTCTCAATTCCCTCAGTATCATTAACAGAAGGATTCTCCTTTGACTTTGCTATTGCTTTCAATATATCAGCTCCACTTACTGCTCCTATTGATGCACCTGCTTTAGCTGCCTCTGCCTCTTGAGCCTTATTATCATCCTTTTTTTCAAACAACTTTCCAACATCCTTTTTATCATTTTCTGCTGTCTTACTAGCCTCTGCACTACCTTCATCATCTCTCAATACTACTCCAACAATAGCTTTAATTCCTTTCACTAAAGAAATAACCGAATTTTTATCAGCGGCCACTGCTGCTTGCCCTGCACTAGTAGCACCACCAATTTTATCATCACCACTAGCACCTCCAGCTGCTTCCTTTGCTCCTTCTTCGATCTTACCTATCTTCCCAATAAATTCCTCTACCTTACCTTTCACTTTTTCATAACTTCCATGTTCTTCTAAAATTTTTCCCAATTTCCCTTTCACTATCTTCATTGTATTCTCAATCTTAGTAAAATAAGCTCCTATATCACTTTTTTTAGTCTCCGCCTTTATCCCCAACGTCCCTGTAATCATATCGCCAAAACTCACAAATACATCTAAAAATCCTTTCCCTAAATTTACCATCTCACTCAAAAATACTTTCTCTGGATCTCTACCACCACTATTACATCCCATCATCACTATCACACATTTATCACTAATAAAAAAAGATAACAAGAAAATCAAGTTTTTAGCATTTATTTAATTTAATTATCTATAAACCAAGCGAGTTTCACTGCACTTCACCATTATCAAATAAAATTAAATATTTTTCATAATTTTATCGTCAAAGATTAAATCACAACTTCAAAATTATAAAACTAAAAAGTAATCCCAAAGATAAATACCTAGCTTTGGGATTCATTTTCCTCTCCTTTAAGGTTAATATTAAATTTACAGCAATTTGAATAAGATTAATAAAAATCTCTTCCCTTATAAATATAACTATAAATTTAATCTCTACCGTACACCAAAATATTAATATTATTAATGTGAACCTCTATACTCATAACATACACTTTTAATATCATTAAACATTTTATCTTCAGGATCACCACCAATAAAAGGCACCTTAGCAGATGAATCAGCAAATGGCTCAGAAGATGGAAGATTTAGCAACATAAAATAATCATCAAAAACACTAGCAAGTCTTCTCTCAAGCCTATAATGTTCCTTTGCATCCATACCAACATGTGCATCTCTACCCTCTACATTAGGTGGATTATCTATACCATATTTAATATACCCAAGCAATTCTCTAACTTTATCCTTATCATTCAATTTTAAGAAAAACCTTTTAACATATCCTTCTACTTTAGATAAATCGCCTTTTAAATGAATATTAAAATGAGCTGCACTGGTATGTGCTTTTGGTAATTCATCTTTTAATGCATTAACAAAAAAAGTTAATATACCAAGTTCATCATTACTAAGTTTAAGATTATCTTTCCAATCTGATTTTAAATCAATATTTTCTAGATTTTGCAATAACCGAGTTTTATTTTTAGTTTCCAAAAAATCACAACTTATAAAACAAACTATGCAAAATACCAATACAACTCTATTACACATCAAATCCATCCTACTTAACCTCCAAAATACAAAATGAATTTATTTGTAATAAATATATTTCATGATTATTTACAATATATATTTAACAATCTCTTATATTTTTCTTTACAGAGTATTGCTAAAAAGACAAAATTTATAAAATACTCTTAACTTCTTCAAAAACCCTATATCAAAAAAAGAGCTTGTAATTTGAGGTAAATAGATAAAATATTGACATTAACCCCTATAAATTAATTATAAATTAAATTTTCAAAGCCTAGGTATTAATTCTCAAAACCTAACTAGGGACTAGTTTTTTGCTAATTTTTATTAAATTTATCACTTTCAACAGCATTTATAGCTGCTTGAGCCTCAATTTGTGCTTTACGATTATTTAAATGATTGCTTATAATTGACTTTACCTTATCAACACCTTATCAACATCTAAATCAACAAGCAAATTATAAAATTCATCATTACTATATGTCTTATCCCCTGTATCATTCCAAATATCCTCACCGGTTATTATACTTCGTATATATACAATTCTTTCTTTTCCCATACCAGACATTCCAAATATCTCTAACAATTGATTAAACTTAGCATTATATTATGACAATATTGCAACCTCAAGCAAAGAACTATTAATTTTACTACTACTACAGTATATCATTAACATTCAGTAGCAATCCTTTTCTACCTTTTTTAAACAAAAATCTTTATCCATCTTATAAATTTTGCAAAGTTTCTTTTTGTACCAATTTAAGATTCTTAAATTCTCTTTACAAAAAAACTTGATTTTAAAAAAAATTGTATTACTCTTTTAAAGAAAGGGGTTTTTTATGAATAAATTTTTAGGGGTGTCATTTATATTATTATTTTTAGGTTGTGATGGAAAAGAGTTTACAGCCTCAAAAAGAAATAAAGTATTTTCTGGTGACAATGTCCAAAACCACAATAAAGTTAATGACCTTTCAATTGAATTAAATTTAAATGTTGATGAAAAAAAGACATTGGATTTTTTTGTAGAAACTCTGAAAGACGAATACGCAAAAACAACAAGTGGCACTAATGTACATTTTAAACAAAAAGTAAATAATATAAACAAAATAGAAGAATATGTAGAACAATTTTTTTTAGAACTAAAAGCTAATGCTAAAGCCAAAGAATTACTTCACATAGTAAAAGATGCAAAAGAAAATCCAGGAGTAGGTGGATTAGATACAGTTAAATCCAGTATTGCAAGTGCTTTTGATAACTTTTTTGGGACCACCCCAGAACCTAGATCTAATAAATCTAAATCCATATCTACATTTGAAAGTATTAAAACGACATGTAATGCTTATAAAGCACAAACTGCTAAATCAAAATAAAATAAAAAATTAAACTTTTTTGAAAAAATTTTTAATAAAATTAATAAAATATATTTACTATCATAATCTTTCAAGATTATGATAGTTCTAAGTAAAAAGTAAAAACCAAGTAAACTGCAAATATATACAAGCTATTCATTAATTTTTTTCTATTTATGAAGGAGAATTAACTTCCTTCTTGCATTTTAGTAGCTTTTATTAAACATTCATCGTTTTTTCATTTAATGATAAACTGATTATTCAAATCTATAGTTTGATTTTTGATAAAATCATGCAAAGAATATAAGCTCTTAGAAGATGTATTAAAAGAATACATTTTTTTAAAAATTTTCCCATTATTATCCCAAGATCTCATATTAGTATTTATTAACTTAACAATTTCATCAACATTTTCTTGCTTGTTTATTTCCTTGATGTTTTCTATAATAAGTCTAATTAATTTATTACGCTTCTTAATGAACATATTCAGTGCAAATTTAATAGTAGCAAGCTTAGATTTCAACATATTATCTTTATTGATTATATCAAGTGATATAAAAAGTCTATGCACATTGAGTAAATTAGAATCACTAACATAGCTATCATCACTACACACAACTTCTCTAGTGAAACGTTCAATATCCTGTAAAATCTTCAACAAATAAAAAATACAAGCTACCCTATCATTCCTATATGGCATGATTTCACCTATAGGACCTGATAATAATTTATTCAGTATACTTACTAAATCAGAAATAGCCTCCTCACTATAGTCCAAACCAGCATAAATACAATCTTCACATTTTACTACTAAGGGATATCTTTTCTTAACCTTGATCATTATACTCTCATCAAACTGAGCTTTTTTTAGAGCAAAATTTTCACGTTTAACCTTAAATTTCTTAAAATATTTCCTTCCTCTGGAAACTATATCCTGATATAATTTCTCAGTTTCATCCACTCTACCTAAATCACTATATAAATAACCTTGAACACTAGGTACTAATGTTTGATCACCAAAATACTTTTGATCCTTCAATACTGATGATGGCTGTACATCAGTTGAACATCCAATAATCAATCCAAAAACAATCATTATATTAAATAAACTAAATTTTTTCTGCATTAACTTTCTCCTTATTTAATTTTTTTAATTACTCATTACCAAGACTTATGCACTGTTCTTATTTGAATCAATCTTACCAAAAGTAATTTTCATAACACCCACAATGTAACAATAATGCGTTTCAAATTAAAAAAGGCAAAAAAACTAGTAACAATTAAAGATGAAGATGATATAAGAAAAGTATTATATGCTAATGATAAATTAAAATCGGCAAGATTAAACTTAACAAGATTATCCCTGCCCCCTCTTTAGTTTGTAATATAAATTAAGACATTCTCTATTCTTATTTAAATCAGAAACTAAAAATACTAATACAAATGATAAATTTAAAATTTATTTTAAATTTAATTTATTATAAATATAGTAACACAATTTATCATAAATTAAATTTTGAAAGACAAAAGAATATAAATATATTATTAATCTATCTTTTTATTTTCATTATTTAATGTAATAAGAAACTTTAGAATCGTTTTGCATTTATTGTGCTTTGTCTTAATAGAACTAAGATTTATCCTTACCTCTTAATAATATCAAATCAACTATTTTTTAATCCCATTAACGACATAATTAACATTATTAAAATCTATTGGCTCTTTAAACTTATTTTAACAGCATTTTCCTTTGCTCCTTATGAAATTTTTCTAACATCCCCATAATAAATTGATCAATTACTTTCTTTATCTTACTTAATTTCCACCCTTTGCAATTTTGCTTGCAATCTCTATTTTATTGTTCTATTTTACTGAATTTATCTTATCAACTCATTGATATATAAATTAATAAAGAACATAGCTCTTTCTATATATTAAGTTAAGATATATTATTAGATCTACTCTCCCCCAAATCATTTTGAAAAGAAATACTTTATCCTAAATACCAGATTACACTATTAAAATGCAAAAAAGGAAAAAAACTTCTCCATCCATAAATAGAAAAGTGTTTTCCTTATTTGATTTTTTATTTAGTCTTACAATTTTTTAGTAGCAGGAGTTTGAATAGTATCAGATTCTGGAATATTTATCCCAAGTGTATCAGAATATTTTATTCCATTAATTGCTTCTTTAATTTTATTAATTTCAAGATTTATTACTTTCCTAAGTATTACATCAAGTATTCCTAACACCTTATTTACTGCACTTGACACTGCCGCCTTAAGTGCACCATCTTCATTTTGAGCAGGTTGATTAAACTTGCCACCTTTAATCATAGCTTTTAGCGCAACCGCAGCTGCTAAATCTGCATTAGTAGCTGCAGTACCATCATTATTAGCAACATTAGTAGCAGTAGCCAATTGACCAGCATCATCATTAGCAGCAGGAGCAGCATTTTTAATCTTAGCATTTTTTATTTTATCAATCATTGCCCATGGATCAGCTTTAGCAACTTCAGCAGCTAGCTTAGTAGCATCACCTGCAGTAGCCCTAACATTATGAACCAATGCTTTAGGTCCATTTTCATTAGTCACTACAACACCAGCATTACCTTTCTCAATCTTTACTCCAGAATTTTCAACAGTCTCAACTATAGATTTAATTCCTTCAATAAAAGCTTTAACACTAACTTCTTCAACAGGTGCTGATCCAGCAGCATCTATACCATCAGTAATTTCAGCATTACCAACAGAATCAGCAAGCTTAGTTACAGAAGTAATTAGTTTAGTAATAATTGCACTACTACCTTGAATCACAGCTTCTACTCCTTTAGTATCAGCATTAGGAGTAGCAACTATTTTTTTTGATAACTCATCTAATTTATCCTTAGTACTCTTTAATCCATCTCCAATAGTCTTAAAATGTTCTCCAACTTTGCTTCTATTATCATCAGATTTAACTATATTAAATCCTAATGCATCTCCAACAGCACTCCCAAAAACGCCAAAAATCTCCTAAAATCCTTCTCCGATCTTTACTAATTCTTTATTCAAAAAAAATTTTCAATATCCCTAATTCAACTTACTCACTATCTATAATTTTACAACCTTCTCTCTACCTGATTTTTCCTAATACCTTATTTATCATTATAACCAAATTACTAAAATTGAAATTTACTAGAATAAAGTAAACAAAAAAATTTAACAATAAAATAGGTTCTATTGATAATTCTAGCTTAAAATCATCAACAGAACTTACTAAAGTTCAAAGACTACTATTTCTGGAGTATTAAAATGTTTAATACAACCCGATAATAATCGTACAAAAATTATTGAAATTTTTCAAGTAAATCGGCTATATTAACAACTTTTTTATCAAGATGTAAATTAGAATATTTTTGAAATAATTTTTGCAAATAATTTCTATCATTTAAAAAAATCGTATCCAACATAAATGCTATAAACTTAACATTGTTCTTATAAAAGTCATAACTAGCCTGATTTTTAAGCTTAAAGCTCAATGAATTTATAGAACTTCGTCTTATTTTTTTTGTCTTAATAGTCTTTTTATTTTTTATAATAGCAAGAGATTCATT includes the following:
- a CDS encoding variable large family protein, whose protein sequence is MKKEKKEEGKVRVIIMMVMMMVMMGCNSGGVKDPEKVFLSDIANLGKGFMDVFVSFGDMVTGTLGIKAETKKEDIGKYFSDIEKSMQTTKVKLNEILEKNGQYEKVRKVVEEFISGIVDKIAAGAKEAAKGATGDDKIGGATQAGQDANAADRVAVNSLVKGIKGIVGVVLKENEGDATVTKTNGDQQKTIGKLFAAKANGGEEVHAAAANASIVVVSGVDMLQAISKSDEVVGEVEIEKAKNAADIAAAKQENDKGIKDAAKKDAVIAGGIALRGMAKGGKFAAKDEEKSANAVNGAVASAVNKVLSTLVIAIRNTVDKGLKEISEVLGEIKQGEGVEAKVSK
- a CDS encoding Vsp/OspC family lipoprotein — encoded protein: MKRGKKGEMINRVMIMMMVMVMGCNNGGVKEGEEGKAKKGDGSVIDLKAVSKKIRDAVEFAGKVKEVRVLVKSVDELAKAIKKKIDQNGGLVDGDADKNGSLLAGAHSVISAVKVKVELLEKTSEISNNLKTKVTEVKNKVEAFLDKLKDNHSDLGKEGATDAHAKSAIDVTANTKDKGAKELVELNKEVDELLKASNKIVSDAIAELVVKPTT
- a CDS encoding variable large family protein; the encoded protein is MMGCNSGGRDPEKVFLSEMVNLGKGFLDVFVSFGDMITGTLGIKAETKKSDIGAYFTKIENTMKIVKGKLGKILEEHGSYEKVKGKVEEFIGKIGKIEEGAKEAAGGASGDDKIGGATSAGQAAVAADKNSVISLVKGIKAIVGVVLRDDEGSAEASKTAENDKKDVGKLFEKKDDNKAQEAEAAKAGASIGAVSGADILKAIAKSKENPSVNDTEGIEKAIDAAEIAVAKAVDDKKEIKEGANKDAVIAAGIALRAMAKDGKFAAKNEEKAANAVNGTVASAVNKVLSTLVIAIRNRVDEGLKGISEVLGEIKQGEGSEAKAN
- a CDS encoding BTA121 domain-containing protein surface lipoprotein, which produces MSGMGKERIVYIRSIITGEDIWNDTGDKTYSNDEFYNLLVDLDVDKVLIR